In Kocuria turfanensis, a single genomic region encodes these proteins:
- a CDS encoding MarR family winged helix-turn-helix transcriptional regulator: MPTPTTSSGYWYGDDDASRAAVEVLEALRAYRAAETGMRRRTRGEMGMGETDLLALRHLLEAARTGRTMSPRDLAARLGISSASTTTLLDRLTKSGHVRRDPHPTDRRALIVTATESADREVRATLAAVHERMMAAAQSLTPEQAEVVVGFLRRMRDAVDGGGPSGD; the protein is encoded by the coding sequence ATGCCAACACCCACCACGTCATCGGGTTACTGGTACGGCGACGACGACGCCTCGCGCGCGGCCGTGGAGGTGCTGGAGGCCCTGCGCGCGTACCGCGCCGCCGAGACCGGGATGCGCCGGCGGACCCGCGGCGAGATGGGCATGGGCGAGACCGATCTGCTCGCCCTCCGCCACCTCCTGGAGGCCGCCCGCACCGGCCGGACGATGAGCCCCCGGGACCTGGCGGCCCGGCTGGGCATCTCCTCGGCCTCGACCACCACGCTGCTGGACCGGCTCACGAAGAGCGGGCACGTCCGCCGGGATCCGCACCCCACCGACCGGCGGGCCCTGATCGTCACGGCCACCGAGAGCGCCGACCGCGAGGTGCGCGCCACCCTCGCCGCCGTGCACGAGCGCATGATGGCCGCCGCCCAGAGCCTCACCCCCGAGCAGGCTGAGGTCGTCGTGGGCTTCCTGCGCCGCATGCGGGACGCCGTGGACGGCGGCGGACCGTCCGGCGACTGA